The Novibacillus thermophilus genome segment CCAGTCCCGTATAAGTACTGGCCGACCCGGCGACGTATTTCTTTCTCCGGCCGCTCTATGAGCGCCTCGGCTTCGGCAACGGACGCCGCCTTCGCCGTCAAGCGCAAAGTCACCTCTCCCTCCTTGGCCAACGGTGCAATCGTCGGATTGTCCTGACAGTGGATCAAATCCATGATGTCCGTCTCCAGCTGAGATTCGCCAATACCGAAAAACCTCAGCACGCGAGAGTGTACCACTTCTTCACTCGGCAACAAGCGGCGGAAGTACGGAATCACATGTTTGCGAAACATCGGTTTCAACTCCCGGGGAGGTCCCGGGAGCAGTACGTAATGGCACGCGTTTGCTTCAACGGCCAAGCCGGGAGCGGTGCCGTTTTCGTTGGGAAAAACAGTTCCTCCTTTAAACACAAGGGCTTGCTTGCGGTTGTTTTCTGTCATACTCCGGCCCCGGCGTTCAAAAAAGTCTTTCAGCCGCGATAAACTGGGCGGGTGCATCACTAACGGAACACCTGTCACCTCAGACACAACTTCTCTCGTCAAGTCATCGTCCGTCGGTCCGAGACCGCCGCTCAAAATGATGACGTCCGCCCGCCCATTGGCGTGGCGAATGACGTGCTCCAGGCGTTTACGGTTGTCACCGACGACTGTTTGATAATGAACGTCTATTCCCAATTTGGCCAGTTCCTCCGAAAGGAACTGGGCGTTTGTGTTTACAATCTGACCGAGCAACAACTCAGTTCCGACCGCTACGATTTCCGCTCGCAACCGGCTCTCCCCTTTTGAAAAAAATTGGAAGGCGCATTATGCCTTCACCAGGATTTCCCTATTTTTGACAAAATAGTCTACGCCAGACCAAACAGTGATGATGACAGCCGCCCAAATCGCGATTTGAGCAAACGGAATCTGAACAAAAGAAAACGGAACGTTATTCAGCATTAAGGAGACCAACGCCACGATTTGAATCGACGTTTTCCACTTGGCGAGTTTGCTGGCCGCGATGACGTAACCTTTTTCTACCGCAATCAAGCGCAGACCAGTGACGGCGAACTCCCGCCCGATAATGATGACAGCGATCCATGCGTCTAGCCGCTGCATCTCGACCAAGGACACTAACGCCGCTGTGATCAACAACTTGTCGGCCAAAGGGTCGAGCAGTTTCCCTAAATTCGTGACGAGTTTCCTTTTCCGGGCAATATAGCCGTCCAGTCCGTCGGTGCTGGCAGCGACAATAAAAACGAGCACTGCAATGACTTCACTGACTGAAATGACAGAACTGCCGACTTGCAATGTCCCCAGGTCGAAATTGACCGACAAAAACAAAATGATCACTGGAATTAAAACAATGCGTGCGATCGTAATTTTATTGGGGAGATTCAATGTGGGTACCCTCCCCGCCCTGCAAGCGTTTCGCCGTTTTATGATGATCCATCATCGTCTGTCCATGCCTTTACTCACTTGGATTGAGCTCAAAAATAAAATTGCGCGGCTCTTTGAAGTCTGTCGCAATGTCCGTATCGTTTACCGAAAGTTCGAGCCCGGGCGGATTGCCGACTCGAATGTACAGACCGTTTTTCGATGTGAACTGTTGGGAATCCCCTTCCGCCAACACTTCTGAAGTTAAGACCTCTCCTTTCGAGTCACCTTCCCGCACTTCGACCCACACCCGGTCACTCGTCTTCACGTCCATCGTCAACTCATCTGTTCCGTTTACCGTGTAGTAAATGTTTTCCCCTTCTTCACTTGTTTTTTCGACTGTAACCGCTGGTTCTACGTTTTCTTCAGTTTCCCGTTCCTCCTGAGTGTCGTCACCTGCATCGTCCACGCCTTCCCCACTACTCTCGGAATTCGTTTGTTTCTCGTCTTCGCTGTTCTCCCCTGAAAAAAAGTCCACACCCATGTTGGCCCCGTCGACGGCTGTATAGATGACAGTGCCGACGAGAACCAAAAACAGTATCAACAGCCCCCGCGAAAACCACTTCGCTAGCGAAAAGGAAGGCTCTCTCTCTCTGTCAGCCCGGCGGCTCAAGGTTTGGAACTCCTGCACAGATTCCAGTTCATCTTCCTCGGGTTTCGTTATCTCGGCAAGCAGAGGTTTCGGATCGATCCCGACGTGTTCAGCGTACGTGCGTATAAATGCACGCGTGTAAAAGTGCCCCGGCAACCTGTCAAATCGGTCTTCTTCGATCGCTTTTAAATAATGCGGTTGAATTTTGGTGCTTTCTTGTATATCTTTAAGTGTCAACCCCTTGGCTTCCCGAGCCTCCCTCAGAGTTTGGCCTACACTGGACATCTGTGTACCTCCTTCATCGCACGTTAACACGCTTATACTTAACTGATATCGAAAGAAGAATATCCGGCATTAACAGTCTCATACGTAATCTCCTCGTTCGGATGGCTCCTGAGCTCGATGATGCAATCAAAATCTTCCATCGTATACTCAGTCTCACGCACAAAAATGTCGGGATGTTCAATCACTTTAGTCGCACTGTTGCGCAGGACTTCCCGAACGAGCATCTGATGTTTTTCCGAACCCCGCATCGTGGTCACGATACCGTCAATGATGTAGACGTGCTCATCCGACAGCTCATCGTCGGCTAGCTGGTGGCGCACTGTTTGCCGAAGCAGTGTCGAAGAGACAAACGTCCAACGCTTACTGGCACACACACTGGCGGCGACAATAGATTCCGTCTTGCCGACGCGGGGCATCCCGCGTATGCCGATTAACTGGTGACCCGGTCGTTTGAACAGTTCGGCCATGAAGTCGACCAACAACCCCAGTTCGTTGCGAACAAAGCGAAATGTGCGCTGACTTCCAGTATCTCTCTCAATATAGTGTCCGTGACGGATTGCAAGCCTGTCGAGTATCGTCGGAGGGCGCAATGCTGTAACTGTCACTTTGTCTACATTGTTCAGTAACCGGGACAACGCTTCAACTTTTTCTTTTGCTTCCGTCTGCAACAACATCCCCCTGCGCCGGTGGTCGACACCGTTGATCGTGATGATGTTTATTTTCATCATGCCGAGTACAGAGGCAATATCCCCCAACAGTCCGGGGCGGTTTTTATGTATTTGGTACTCCAAATACCACTCCCTTGAACTCATGACATCTCGCCTTCCCTGTTTTCCAACAATTGCACATCCTCATTATAGCACACACAACCACATTACATTAAACCATCAATTCACAGAGTCTACAACAAAAAAAGCCCTTCGCGTCACGGAAGGGCGTACTCGTCAAATCTAATGGGTTTGGCCGACCAGTTTCACCATTATGTTGGCGAGAGTCTGTTGTTCCTCTTCAGTGCTCACTTCCCACATCTGTTTCAGCAACTTTTCTTCTCCGTTTTCCGGATGGACTTCTTGCGCTAAGTAATCACCGATTTCCTGTGCCATGTTGGCGATCATTTGATTATCCATACCGAGGGAACGGGCTTGCTCGACGCGGTCGTGCAAAAACCCCTTCCAATCTTCAAAGTTCTCTAAGACAGACATCGTGATCCTCCTTTCGACAAATACAAAATAACGTCTATCTCGTACTATGTCCCGTTCATCTCGTTTTATGCATCTGTTTAAGGAGTAAACCATCCGCCGTTCACGTGCAAAATCTGCCCGGTCATATACCCGCTCTCAGGCGAGCACAAGTGGGTAACCCAAAAGGCGACGTCTTCAGGCGTACCCAGTCGGTCGAGGGGAATGGCAGCCACAGTCGCCTCCCGGTCTTCGCGACTTAACGAATCGAGCATGTCAGTATCAATCGCACCAGGGGCCACGGCGTTAACCGTAATGCCCGAAGGCGCCCACTCTTTAGCCAGCGCTTTAACAAACCCGTTCACTGCACCTTTGGCAGCTGAGTACAACACTTCGCCAGCGCCGCCCGTACTCCCCCAGATGGAGGAAAGACAGACGACCCGTCCTTGTTTTTGCTTCAAAAGGCAGGGAGCGACGGCTTTTAGCACGTAAAACAACCCGCGAACGTGTGTGTTCATCACATCCTCGTAATCCTGTTCCGACATGTGCTGAAACAGCCCCGAGTTGCTGATGCCGGAACAGTATACGACCGAGTCGATGCGTCCCCACCGCTGCAAAGCTGAATGCACCATGCACTTAACAGCCTCTCGGTCCTTCACATCGGCCGCGACCGTCCACACTTGAGATCCGTTGGTACGGCAAACCTGCGCCACTTCTTCCGCTTTTTCACGGGATTGGTTGTAATGGAGCGCGAGCGTTGCTCGATATGCGCTGAACCGCTTCGCGACGGCAGCACCTATCCCGCGGCTCGCACCGCAAATGAGCACGACTTGTTCAGCTAGCGGGCGCATCGGCCTTTAGCGGGCGAACGACAGAAGCGGCGCAACGGTCGAGTTGAAAGTGGTGCTGTAAGCGGTCGTTGATATCTTCAACCTGTAAGTTCTCCAACACCGGCACGACCCGGAACAAATCAGCTTGGTTGAAGCGATATCGGGTAAACTGGTTGGCGATGAACTCGGGGGAATTCAATTGGCGCAAAAATTCTCCAATTTTCTTTTTGCGCAGCCGTTCAAACACGTCATCGGCGATCCCTTTGTCAACATATTCGGGTAAAGCGGATCGAATGCGCTGGATCAAGGCGTCCGGGTCTTTCGTGTCTCCACCGAACATACTAAATCCGTAGCCGTGTTCCAACACGTAGTCAAAGCCGAACTGATCGTCTATCAGTCCGTCGTCGTACAGTCGTTGGTACAAGTCGGAACTCTGGCCAAAGAGTGCTTCGAGTGCAATTTGGGTCGCAAATTCCCGCTTGAGAAAATCGTCACCTTGAAGCGCCGACTTCTCCTCTTTAAAGCCCATCAGACACTTCGAGATGCCGACAGGAAGCTGAACTTCGTTCAAGGATTGGTGAATGTCCCCGGTCTCTTGCGGATAAAACCGCTTGATCTCCCCTTTCATCTCAAAAGGTTTAGCCGCCTGATTGTCCCGCACGAGTTGCATAATGTTTTCGTGGTCAACGCCGCCGACGACGAACAGGACCATGTTGCTCGGGTGGTAGAACGTTTCATAACATAAGTACAGCGTTTCCTTTGTAATGTTTGCAATGGAGGCAACCGTACCGGCAATGTCGATGCGCACCGGATGTTCACGGTACATCGCCTCGATCAACCCGAAGTAGACGCGCCAGTCCGGATTGTCGTCGTACATTTGGATTTCTTGACCAATAATGCCTTTCTCCTTTTCCACATTTTCATCGGTAAAATACGGGTCCTGCACGAAGTTGATGAGCGTCGTCAGATTTTCTTCCACCCGATCGGTGCACGAAAACAAATAAGCGGTGCGGTCGAAACTGGTGAAGGCGTTGGCTGAGGCACCGTTTTTGGAAAAGTCCTCAAAAACGTCGCCATCTTCTTGTTCAAACATTTTGTGTTCCAAAAAGTGGGCAATCCCGTCCGGCACTTGCACGCGCTCCCCGTGAGGGGGCTGAAAGTCGTTGTCGATAGACCCGTAGCGCGTCGTAAACGTCGCGTACGTTTTTTGAAAGCCCTGTTTTGGGAGGATATACACGTTTAAGCCGTTCGGCAATTGTTCGTGATAGAGCGTTTCCTTCAACTGGTCAAATACGATCGTTTCCACCTTTACCCCTCCTGTCGGTTGCGCAAAAAGTACACAGTGTCAAGGGTTACTTTGCCTGCCATCTTTTCCACATCACCTTTTGTCGTGCGTCTGATCTCTGACAAAAAGTCGTCTAGGGAGCGACGTCTTCCTGACAAGACGCCGTGATAGTAAAAGTCAATAAGCTGATTCGGACGATCCTGCATCTCCCGCAACTGATTGGAGAGCATCGTTTGCGTTTGTTCCAATTCCTGATCGGTGATGCGTCCCTTTCTGAGATCGTCCAGCTGCTGTTCGATAATGTTGAGGGCGCGTTCGAAATTCTCTATTTCGATCCCGGACTGAATGGTTAAGAGACCCTTGTGCGATTCGAGGCGCGAAGAGGCATAATAGGCCAAACTCGCTTTCTCCCGCACATTGACAAACAGCTTGGAATGGGGAAAACCGCCAAGAATGCCGTTGTAAACCATGAGCGAGACGTAATCGTCATCTTGTATTCCCGTCTGCGTTCTCAGTCCTAGATTTAATTTTCCCTGTTGGACATCTAGGCGGTCCACCACGCGGCGCACTTTTTCTACACGGTGTACCGGCGGGGCGACGTCCACTGGTTGAACTTTTTCCCGCTCAAAGCGGAAGTGACGACCGACGAGATCGACGACGTCTTTTGGTTCGACGTCACCGACGACGAAAACGTCGACAGGGGCTGTGCGCAACATCTCGTGAAATTCGGCGTGTAACCCTTCGGGGTCGATCGCCTCCAGCTGTTGGACGTCACCGTAGTTAAACAAACTGTACGGTTCTCCTTTGCACATCTCTTGGACACAGCGTTCGGCCGCATAACGCATTTTGTCGTCGATGAGGCTTTCAATGCGCTGCCGCAAGTTTTGTTTTTCCGATTGAACGTACCGGCGGACAAAACCGTTTTCTTCCGTAGCAGGCCTCGTCAAAACTTCCCCGAGGAACGCCATTCCCCTCTCCAAAAGCGGTGCCGTGTCAGACAAATAGCGTTCGTTGGCAAGTTCCAGCCCGAACTGTAAAATGTGCCGTTCGCCCCGTTTCATCACATTCCCGTAAAACGTGGCCCCGTACATCTCGTCCAAATGATCTTTTATGGCCTTCAAACTGGGGAAAGATTGTGTGCCGCGGCGCAAAACTTGCGGGAGGAGAGCGGTGCGCGTGACCGCTTCTTCTGTCAACGGTCGCTGAATGTTGACGACAATCGTGTTGGTTTTGTATTTGTCCGTCGGCAGGACGTGGACGTTGACGCGGTTGACTTCTGTCTGCTGAAAAAGCGGCGCTGACAATCGATCGTCTCCCTTCAACTCATAATCAGTGGATACATTGGAAAGTTTAACCTTAACAACGTTCAGACATACAACGTTGTTCCTACATTATATACCATCCTTTACCTGACGGAAAGCGAGGTCATCTCATGGCAAACGTCTTGTTCATCGTCGTCGACTCCCTCATGCCCCAACCGCTCAACACCCTGTTGCAACAGCGGGAACTGCCTGGCTTTTCCTTTTTGATATCCCACGGCTACCAAACGACACTGACCAGTGTCTTTCCGACGATGAGTGTCGTCAACGACAGTTCCATCCTGACTGGGACGTACCCAGACGAGCACGGCATACCGGGATTAGTTTGGTTTAAGCGGGACGAGAGCCGGATCGTGGACTACGGGGACGCGTTGGGAAACATCATCCGACAAGGGGCGTTAACAGTCGGACGAGATACAGTGAAACATTTAAATGACACGCACTTGAGCCAACAGGTGGAAACGATACACGAATACTTGGCCAAACGGGGCATCTCTTCCGCATCGGTGAATCTCATGGTACGCCGGGGGCTGTCAAAACACCCCCTGCGCACACCGTTTAACCGCCTGCTCGGTGTTGAAAGCGTGAGCGGGCCAGAGTACTTGCATTTGGGTTACTTTTTGGACGACGGAACCGAGAATTTCCCCACTCCTTTCAATCAGTACGGATACGGTTACGACCAGGTGAAGCAGATGACCGTCAACTTGATGACGCATCCGAACCGACCTCGCTTGATCATCTCGTACTTGTCCGATCCAGACAAGACCATTCACAAAGAAGGTCCTGACGTAAGACGGCCTGTGTACGATGTGGACCGTTTTATCCAACACATTCTCGGGACCTTTCCTTCGTGGGAAGACACTCTACAGACGTGGACGATCGCGGTCATGGGGGACAGCGGACAGTCCCATGTGTTACAAAACAAAGCCAAGGCGTTGATCCGGCTGGACGAGTTGCTATCCCCCTACACATTGCTAGGGATGGGCAAAGGGCAAAATGAGGCTGATTTGGCCGTTGCTCCCAACGAGCGTTCCGCCTACGTGTATCCGCTCTACAGTCAAATGGATCTCCCGCAGCTAGCAAAACGGATTTTGAGGGATGAACGGGTCGATCTTGTCGCTATGCCAACAGATAAAGGCGCACACGTACTGACCGCAAAAGGAGAGCTTTTTCTCCGTAAAGGAGGATCCCAGTCTGATCCATACGGGCAAGCGTGGGAAGTGGAAGGCGATCCGGCTCTCCTCGACGTAAAAGGAACTAAAAACTGCTGGGAGTACGGGAAATACCCGGATGTGTTCCGCCAACTGTACGGAGCTGTTCACTCGCAACCGCCTCCCTTCGCCTTGCTTGCCGCCAAACCTGGCTACGAATTTCAATTTCAGACTTCCCCGACACACGTCGGCGGCGGCAGCCACGGCGGAATAAGTGAAAAAGAAATGACAGTCCCCCTCATCGTAGGGGGAACGACTCGCAAACCAGTCTACAACCGTTTAGTCGACATGAAAAAGTTTATGATAGATTGCCTTGCATAAGTAGACAATAATAACATTATGTAAACAAAAAAGTCCGCCAAACAGCTGCATAGTCCTTTATAATAGAGTGTGGCAAACATTTTTGTTATTGGCGGTGTTTTCTTTTGCACAAACGGTGGCACGTTGCATTACTCGTTTTGCTGATTACGCTCACTTGGGGCTACGCGTGGGTGCACATGAAAATCGGCTTGGCGTACATGGGCCCTTTTACTTTTTCAGCATGGCGCTTCGGAATCGGCACGTTGACGCTCCTGTTAGTGCTGTGTTTTCGCAAGAAACTGTTGCCCAAACGAACACACATCCCGGGGATAGCCGTTGTCGGATTCTTGCAGACGACGTGCGTCTTTTCACTCGTCATGTACGCCATACGCTTTGTAGCGGCCGGCAAGTCGTCGGTCCTCCTCTACTCGATGCCGATTTGGAGCAGCCTGCTGGCTGTTCATTTTTTGGAAGAACGGCTGAACGTCCGCAAGTTGACCGGGGTTTTGTTAGGAGGCGTCGGTCTTTGTTTCATTGTGGGCTGGGACGTGTTCATCCAGCGTGAAACGTCCACTGCCCTCGGAGAATGTCTCATCGTCCTCGCGGCCCTTTCCTGGGCGCTGGCCAACATTTACGTGAAGAAGCGCTTTTCCGACGTAGACACACTTCAAGTTTCAACCTACCAGATGGGTTTTGGAACGATCGGCCTTATTCTGGGAGCTCTTGTGGTGGAATGGGGCGATCCTGTCGTCTTCAATGCGACAAGCATTGTGGCCGTGTTGTTCACCGGCGTCTTGGCATCGGCTTTTTGCTTTACAGCCTGGTTCTTCGTCTTGTCGGTCATTGACACGACGACGGCGACGATCTCTACAATGCTCGTGCCGGTGTTCGGCCTCTACTTCAGCTGGCTGGTACTGGATGAAGCGTTGAATTGGCAGACGATCGTCGGAACGCTCCTCATATTGTCCGGCATTCTCGTAACTCAGATCAGAGGACCCAAGGAGCGTTCCGCAGTAAGGGGAAGCGCTGCTGATGCAGCCGACGTGTAACGCCTCAAATCATTTGTCCTCTTCTTCAAAGAGGTATCGGTACTCCCCATACCCTTCCTTCTCCAAGTCTTCTTTCGGTATGAAGCGAAGGGCAGCGGAGTTGATACAGTAACGGAGACCGCCCTTGTCTTTCGGACCGTCCTCGAACACGTGACCGAGGTGGGAATCCGCCTTTTGGCTCCTGACTTCCGTTCGAACCATGCCGTGGCTGAGGTCCAGTTTTTCCTTTATTCTGTCCTCTTGAATCGGTTTTGTGAAACTCGGCCAGCCGCACCCTGCGTCGTACTTGTCGCGGGAGCTGAAGAGCGGTTCTCCTGACACGACGTCGACGTATATGCCTTCCCGCTCGTTATCCCAGTACTCGTTGT includes the following:
- a CDS encoding competence/damage-inducible protein A, translating into MRAEIVAVGTELLLGQIVNTNAQFLSEELAKLGIDVHYQTVVGDNRKRLEHVIRHANGRADVIILSGGLGPTDDDLTREVVSEVTGVPLVMHPPSLSRLKDFFERRGRSMTENNRKQALVFKGGTVFPNENGTAPGLAVEANACHYVLLPGPPRELKPMFRKHVIPYFRRLLPSEEVVHSRVLRFFGIGESQLETDIMDLIHCQDNPTIAPLAKEGEVTLRLTAKAASVAEAEALIERPEKEIRRRVGQYLYGTGDVTLAEVVVKRLTALRKTVALAESCTGGLVANMITSVPGSSEAFLGGYVCYSGKAKRKWLGIPASVLEEHGTVSEQTARWLAEKSRARISSDYGIGVTGVAGPDRVEDKPVGLVYVGLASPGKETVVKPLQLTGLRETIQVRAAKHALHLLYQHLI
- the pgsA gene encoding CDP-diacylglycerol--glycerol-3-phosphate 3-phosphatidyltransferase encodes the protein MNLPNKITIARIVLIPVIILFLSVNFDLGTLQVGSSVISVSEVIAVLVFIVAASTDGLDGYIARKRKLVTNLGKLLDPLADKLLITAALVSLVEMQRLDAWIAVIIIGREFAVTGLRLIAVEKGYVIAASKLAKWKTSIQIVALVSLMLNNVPFSFVQIPFAQIAIWAAVIITVWSGVDYFVKNREILVKA
- a CDS encoding helix-turn-helix domain-containing protein, producing the protein MSSVGQTLREAREAKGLTLKDIQESTKIQPHYLKAIEEDRFDRLPGHFYTRAFIRTYAEHVGIDPKPLLAEITKPEEDELESVQEFQTLSRRADREREPSFSLAKWFSRGLLILFLVLVGTVIYTAVDGANMGVDFFSGENSEDEKQTNSESSGEGVDDAGDDTQEERETEENVEPAVTVEKTSEEGENIYYTVNGTDELTMDVKTSDRVWVEVREGDSKGEVLTSEVLAEGDSQQFTSKNGLYIRVGNPPGLELSVNDTDIATDFKEPRNFIFELNPSE
- a CDS encoding DUF3388 domain-containing protein; amino-acid sequence: MSSREWYLEYQIHKNRPGLLGDIASVLGMMKINIITINGVDHRRRGMLLQTEAKEKVEALSRLLNNVDKVTVTALRPPTILDRLAIRHGHYIERDTGSQRTFRFVRNELGLLVDFMAELFKRPGHQLIGIRGMPRVGKTESIVAASVCASKRWTFVSSTLLRQTVRHQLADDELSDEHVYIIDGIVTTMRGSEKHQMLVREVLRNSATKVIEHPDIFVRETEYTMEDFDCIIELRSHPNEEITYETVNAGYSSFDIS
- a CDS encoding DUF3243 domain-containing protein, which gives rise to MSVLENFEDWKGFLHDRVEQARSLGMDNQMIANMAQEIGDYLAQEVHPENGEEKLLKQMWEVSTEEEQQTLANIMVKLVGQTH
- the ymfI gene encoding elongation factor P 5-aminopentanone reductase; amino-acid sequence: MRPLAEQVVLICGASRGIGAAVAKRFSAYRATLALHYNQSREKAEEVAQVCRTNGSQVWTVAADVKDREAVKCMVHSALQRWGRIDSVVYCSGISNSGLFQHMSEQDYEDVMNTHVRGLFYVLKAVAPCLLKQKQGRVVCLSSIWGSTGGAGEVLYSAAKGAVNGFVKALAKEWAPSGITVNAVAPGAIDTDMLDSLSREDREATVAAIPLDRLGTPEDVAFWVTHLCSPESGYMTGQILHVNGGWFTP
- the yfmH gene encoding EF-P 5-aminopentanol modification-associated protein YfmH, producing the protein METIVFDQLKETLYHEQLPNGLNVYILPKQGFQKTYATFTTRYGSIDNDFQPPHGERVQVPDGIAHFLEHKMFEQEDGDVFEDFSKNGASANAFTSFDRTAYLFSCTDRVEENLTTLINFVQDPYFTDENVEKEKGIIGQEIQMYDDNPDWRVYFGLIEAMYREHPVRIDIAGTVASIANITKETLYLCYETFYHPSNMVLFVVGGVDHENIMQLVRDNQAAKPFEMKGEIKRFYPQETGDIHQSLNEVQLPVGISKCLMGFKEEKSALQGDDFLKREFATQIALEALFGQSSDLYQRLYDDGLIDDQFGFDYVLEHGYGFSMFGGDTKDPDALIQRIRSALPEYVDKGIADDVFERLRKKKIGEFLRQLNSPEFIANQFTRYRFNQADLFRVVPVLENLQVEDINDRLQHHFQLDRCAASVVRPLKADAPAS
- the yfmF gene encoding EF-P 5-aminopentanol modification-associated protein YfmF; its protein translation is MSAPLFQQTEVNRVNVHVLPTDKYKTNTIVVNIQRPLTEEAVTRTALLPQVLRRGTQSFPSLKAIKDHLDEMYGATFYGNVMKRGERHILQFGLELANERYLSDTAPLLERGMAFLGEVLTRPATEENGFVRRYVQSEKQNLRQRIESLIDDKMRYAAERCVQEMCKGEPYSLFNYGDVQQLEAIDPEGLHAEFHEMLRTAPVDVFVVGDVEPKDVVDLVGRHFRFEREKVQPVDVAPPVHRVEKVRRVVDRLDVQQGKLNLGLRTQTGIQDDDYVSLMVYNGILGGFPHSKLFVNVREKASLAYYASSRLESHKGLLTIQSGIEIENFERALNIIEQQLDDLRKGRITDQELEQTQTMLSNQLREMQDRPNQLIDFYYHGVLSGRRRSLDDFLSEIRRTTKGDVEKMAGKVTLDTVYFLRNRQEG
- a CDS encoding alkaline phosphatase family protein, with the protein product MANVLFIVVDSLMPQPLNTLLQQRELPGFSFLISHGYQTTLTSVFPTMSVVNDSSILTGTYPDEHGIPGLVWFKRDESRIVDYGDALGNIIRQGALTVGRDTVKHLNDTHLSQQVETIHEYLAKRGISSASVNLMVRRGLSKHPLRTPFNRLLGVESVSGPEYLHLGYFLDDGTENFPTPFNQYGYGYDQVKQMTVNLMTHPNRPRLIISYLSDPDKTIHKEGPDVRRPVYDVDRFIQHILGTFPSWEDTLQTWTIAVMGDSGQSHVLQNKAKALIRLDELLSPYTLLGMGKGQNEADLAVAPNERSAYVYPLYSQMDLPQLAKRILRDERVDLVAMPTDKGAHVLTAKGELFLRKGGSQSDPYGQAWEVEGDPALLDVKGTKNCWEYGKYPDVFRQLYGAVHSQPPPFALLAAKPGYEFQFQTSPTHVGGGSHGGISEKEMTVPLIVGGTTRKPVYNRLVDMKKFMIDCLA
- a CDS encoding DMT family transporter produces the protein MHKRWHVALLVLLITLTWGYAWVHMKIGLAYMGPFTFSAWRFGIGTLTLLLVLCFRKKLLPKRTHIPGIAVVGFLQTTCVFSLVMYAIRFVAAGKSSVLLYSMPIWSSLLAVHFLEERLNVRKLTGVLLGGVGLCFIVGWDVFIQRETSTALGECLIVLAALSWALANIYVKKRFSDVDTLQVSTYQMGFGTIGLILGALVVEWGDPVVFNATSIVAVLFTGVLASAFCFTAWFFVLSVIDTTTATISTMLVPVFGLYFSWLVLDEALNWQTIVGTLLILSGILVTQIRGPKERSAVRGSAADAADV